The nucleotide sequence ACACTTGCTCATAGGTCAGGGTGACGTGGTAAAAAGAAACCGCCGGACGCCCGGAGAAGCGCTTTGCAGTATCGCGGAGCATTTCCGGTAACGAAATCTGAGGAAATGAAAACGTTCCACCCATTGTGTCACCTCAATCCCTGAATCTGGAATCCAGTTGGCACATCCCCTTGGGGATCCCTACCAACCGGTCATTCGGACCTCGGCGCGCCGGACCGGGGAGTTCCGTCACGACACCCGCACCAATTCCCTTCCCCGGAACCGCAGCTCTCCACCCCCTTGCAAGCTGAGGATCAAAAGGCGAAATTCCGGGCGAAACTCGGTGCCCACCACGAGCCCGGAGTGAAACTCCAGCCGCCCTTCCACTTGGTTCCCGGGGACTCCCGGGTCGACCACCAAGTACTCCGTCCCGCACAGATCTTGCGCGCCGGTTCCCCGGTGCACCGGAAGGATCCCCCGAAGCGAACCCGATCCGCAGGGAATGGAGAAACCCACCTCGGCGGCCTGAAATGCCTGGAGGAAGGCATTGACCGCCTCGGGAACCCGACCGCCTTCCAACAATTCGCGGACCTGCTGCACGTCTTCCTTTTTCATCTCCACCAATGCGTGGCGTACGGGCACACTTTTCATCCTCCCCGCCGCTTTGATCCTGATCATGTCATTCCATTCGCCGTCTGACTTTCACTTTCCTGCTGAACATTCTGCCGGACCCCGTTGCGCCGTAAGATCCCTTTTCAGTATACTACATATCAATCTGAACCTGCCGAATCAATCTGAAAGAGCCATGTCTGAAAGGAGATCAAGGTGGCGAAACAGCGATTAGACCGCATTCTGGCGGAAATGGGCGTGGGATCCCGCCGGGACATCAAAAAAATGGCAAGGTCCGGGTTGATCGAGGTGGACGGGCGAGTCGTCCGGGACGCTTCCCTACACGTCGACCCCGGACAACAGGTACTCTGTGTCGCGGGGCATCCCGTTCACTATCAGCCTTTTCACTACTGGATGATGAATAAGCCCCCCGGAGTCGTCTCCGCGGTCATAGACCCCAGACACCGCACCGTAATCGATCTGCTCGATGAATCAGACCGCACTCCGCGCCTTTTTCCCGCCGGCCGCCTGGACATCGACACCGAGGGGTTTGTGCTGATCACCGACGACGGGCAGCTGGCCCACGCCATTCTCTCGCCCAAACGCCATGTTTCAAAAACGTACCGCGCCACAGTGCAAGGAAGGGTCAGCGACGCAGATGTCGCCGCTTTCGCCCGGGGCCTGGTCCTCGGCGACGGCTATCGCGCTCTTCCCGCCCATCTGCAAATCCGCGACGCCGGAGAGCGATCCGAGGTCGAGATCGTCCTTCGAGAAGGCAAATTCCACCAGATCAAGCGAATGTTCGCCGCCCTCGGGAAGCCGGTCCTGTATCTCAAACGCGTCGCCATCGGAGGCGTGCCATTGGACCCCGCTCTACCTCCGGGAGGCTACCGCGCCCTGGCCGATGACGAAGTCGCCCGTCTCCGGGAGACGGATCCGCGACTTCCCCCGCACCCCGCCGAATCGTAGACCCTGGCCCTGCGGCCATCTTTCACCGAAGCTCTGAGGCTCCTGGAAGTTCATCTCCGGGGAACCCCTACCTCCGAATTCAGCGCGGCATGGGACCGGTATAAACAGACTGGGGGCGGATCAACCGGTTGTCTGCCGCCTGCTCCAGAACGTGGGCCGTCCAGCCCGCCATCCGGGAGAGAGAAAAGGTCGGAGTGTAGAGTTCCTTGGGGAGCCCCACGGCCCGGAGCACGGCGGCCGCGTAGAATTCCACGTTTGTGTACAGCCGGCGGCCGGGTTTGTACTCTTCCAACAGCCGAATGGCCACATTTTCCACGTGCACGGCCAGATCCAACCACGGGTCATCCCCGGCCACCCGTTTGGCGACGATGGAGAGAGCCTCGGCCCGGGGATCCCGGGTTTTATACACCCGATGTCCGAATCCCATCAAACGCTCCCCGCGCTCCAAAAGGCTGCGCAAGTACGGCTCCGCGTTTTCCTTGGTGCCGATGGCCGCCAATGTCTCGTCCACTTCCGATGGCGCACCTCCGTGAAGTGGACCCTTCATGGTCCCGATGGCCGTGGTCACGGCGGAAGCCATGTCCGAACGGGTTGAAGTGGTCACCCGGGCCGAAAAGGTCGAGGCATTCATGCCGTGCTCCGCCGTCAGCACCAGATAGGCGTCGAGGGCTGCAACGTGTGCCGGGTGGGGCTCCTTACCGAAAAGCATGTACAGGTAATTGGCCGTGTGGCTGAGATCCTCCCGGGGCTCGACAGGCTGCCGACCGTTCAGGCGGCTATGCCGGTAGGTGATGATCGTCGGGACTTTGGCTGTCAATTCCATCGCCTGCTCGACTGTCGGCGGCCATCCGTAGGATTCATTTCCCACGGCGGAAACGGCCGTGCGAAGCACGCTCATCATGTCCACCCCGGCGGGGATGGCGTCGATGATCGTCTTCAGATAATCGGGCAAAATCCGATATTGCGCCATTTTCGCGTGAAACTCCGCCAGCTCCGCGTCCGTCGGCAATTTTCCAAACCAAAGCAAGTACGCGACATGTTCATAGGTGTATTGAAGAGCCAGATCCTTGGCCCAATAGCCCCGATACACCAGATGCCCCCGTTCTCCGTCGACCAGAGCCAGTTCGGTGTCGGTCACCGTCACTCCCTCAAGCCCTTTGTGGATCGTCAACCCCTGGGTCATGATGATCACTCTCCTTTTTCAAAAAAACACAAGATGTTCATTGATGTATAACACAATTATAACAGGTTTTACGTCTGGCTCCAATACAGTAAGGACAAGCGCGCAGGCCTCATGTTACAGCTGGGGAAGGAGATATAAGACACTTGGCGCGACAAGAAAGATTTCTACCAGGAAGATTTTCTTGTCTCGTGTCAGCCTTGCCAGGTATAATAATAGAAGTACGGGGCGGCGGTTTTCGCCGGTTTCCGACAATCTCCACAGAGGAGGAGAACAGCCGTTTATGGGCCTGTTCAAACGATTGCGGGATATCAGTCTCGCCAACATTAACGCGATGCTCGATCGAGTGGAAGACCCGGTGAAATTGCTGGATCAGTACCTGCGGGATATGGAAGAAGATCTGCAGGATGCCGAAGAAGCGGTGGCCAAGGCCATCGCGGTGGAAAAGAAACTGAAGGCCCAATTCGAAGAAGCCCAGAGCCTCGCGGAGAAGCGAGCGAAACAGGCGGAAGAGGCGGTACTGGCTGGAAACGACGATCTGGCCCGGCGGGCCCTGGCGGATAAACGGGAACAAGAAGCAAAGGCAAAGGACTTTCAGAACCAGTATCAAACGGCGAAAGCAAACGCCGATGCCCTCAGGGAAAAACTCGCCGAGATGAAAGAAGAGATTGGCAAGATGCGGAACAAACGGGACACCTTGGTGGCCCGGGCCCAAGCCGCAAAAGCTCAGAAAGAGATCAGCCAGGCCATGTCCGGCATCGGCAGCGACAGTGCGATGCGCGGTTTCCAGAGGATGGAGGACAAGGTTCTGCAACTGGAGGCCGAGGCGGAAGCCTCCGGGGAAGTGTATAAAAAAGAGCGCTCCCTGGACGATGAGTTCGATGAGTTGCGCCGTAATGCCGATGTCGAGGACGAGTTGGCAGCTCTGAAAGCGAAGTTAAACAAAGCGGAATGACCGTCCGCGGGGCGCAAGGCTACCCGGACCAGTGTCAGTAAAACGGGGAGATGGTCGTCTCCCCGTTTTGTTAAGGAGGGAACTGCCCC is from Kyrpidia tusciae DSM 2912 and encodes:
- a CDS encoding PspA/IM30 family protein, with the protein product MGLFKRLRDISLANINAMLDRVEDPVKLLDQYLRDMEEDLQDAEEAVAKAIAVEKKLKAQFEEAQSLAEKRAKQAEEAVLAGNDDLARRALADKREQEAKAKDFQNQYQTAKANADALREKLAEMKEEIGKMRNKRDTLVARAQAAKAQKEISQAMSGIGSDSAMRGFQRMEDKVLQLEAEAEASGEVYKKERSLDDEFDELRRNADVEDELAALKAKLNKAE
- a CDS encoding pseudouridine synthase, with product MAKQRLDRILAEMGVGSRRDIKKMARSGLIEVDGRVVRDASLHVDPGQQVLCVAGHPVHYQPFHYWMMNKPPGVVSAVIDPRHRTVIDLLDESDRTPRLFPAGRLDIDTEGFVLITDDGQLAHAILSPKRHVSKTYRATVQGRVSDADVAAFARGLVLGDGYRALPAHLQIRDAGERSEVEIVLREGKFHQIKRMFAALGKPVLYLKRVAIGGVPLDPALPPGGYRALADDEVARLRETDPRLPPHPAES
- a CDS encoding citrate synthase/methylcitrate synthase; this encodes MTQGLTIHKGLEGVTVTDTELALVDGERGHLVYRGYWAKDLALQYTYEHVAYLLWFGKLPTDAELAEFHAKMAQYRILPDYLKTIIDAIPAGVDMMSVLRTAVSAVGNESYGWPPTVEQAMELTAKVPTIITYRHSRLNGRQPVEPREDLSHTANYLYMLFGKEPHPAHVAALDAYLVLTAEHGMNASTFSARVTTSTRSDMASAVTTAIGTMKGPLHGGAPSEVDETLAAIGTKENAEPYLRSLLERGERLMGFGHRVYKTRDPRAEALSIVAKRVAGDDPWLDLAVHVENVAIRLLEEYKPGRRLYTNVEFYAAAVLRAVGLPKELYTPTFSLSRMAGWTAHVLEQAADNRLIRPQSVYTGPMPR